In one Xiphophorus couchianus chromosome 17, X_couchianus-1.0, whole genome shotgun sequence genomic region, the following are encoded:
- the btg1 gene encoding protein BTG1 produces the protein MHPLCARGTMKPEINAAVGFLSRFLRVKGHVNDRQVQTFSQSLQDILSEQYKHHWFPDKPCKGSGYRCIRINHKMDPLVGQAGQRIGLTIQQLYLLLPSELTLWVDPFEVSYRIGEDGSICVLYESQPGPVGMPLSASSALGHGSVGPMVDSHLSCKEEMRVLGRTSPSKAYNNMMTVSS, from the exons ATGCATCCCCTTTGTGCCCGTGGAACGATGAAACCAGAAATAAACGCCGCCGTCGGGTTTCTGTCGAGATTTCTGAGAGTAAAAGGACACGTAAACGACCGACAGGTCCAAACGTTCAGCCAAAGCTTACAGGACATTCTGTCAG AGCAATATAAGCACCACTGGTTCCCAGACAAGCCCTGCAAGGGCTCGGGTTACCGCTGCATCCGCATCAATCACAAGATGGATCCACTGGTCGGGCAGGCGGGCCAGCGCATTGGCCTTACCATCCAGCAACTCTACCTGCTGCTGCCCAGCGAGCTCACGCTTTGGGTGGACCCCTTCGAGGTGTCCTACCGCATCGGCGAGGACGGCTCCATCTGCGTCCTGTACGAGTCACAGCCTGGGCCCGTTGGCATGCCCCTGTCCGCCAGCTCTGCCTTAGGACACGGGTCTGTTGGCCCCATGGTGGACAGTCACCTCAGCTGTAAGGAGGAAATGAGGGTGCTGGGCAGGACCAGTCCCTCCAAAGCCTACAATAACATGATGACTGTGTCCAGTTAA